The Nitrosomonas communis genome has a segment encoding these proteins:
- the dnaE gene encoding DNA polymerase III subunit alpha: MLTDPAFIHLRLHSEYSIVDSIVRIDEVLSKAASDNMPAVALTDLANLFGLIKFYQSAYKKGIKPIIGCDSWITNETDRDKPTRVLLLCQSFTGYLLLCRLLSRAYRENLYRGRAEFRKSWFHANESGTDGLILLSGAYRSEIGLHLSQNNLSAAETLAQEWASLFPGRFYIEVQRIGYANEESCVRNSLQLASKLQLPVVATHPVQFLEPEDYKAHEARVCIAEGYVLGDRRRPHRFNEQQYFKTQAEMQALFADIPAALANSIEIAKRCSLVLELGVNRLPRFPTPGAVSIEQYLREQAEAGLEKRLHVLFPEIEVYASKLPKYQNRLDFEVNTIIQMGFAGYFLIVADFINWAKQNDVPVGPGRGSGAGSLVAYSLGITDLDPMRYDLLFERFLNPERISMPDFDIDFCQDRRERVIEYVKQRYGAESVSQIVTFGTMAAKAVVRDVGRVLDLPYNFVDQLAKLVPFEIGMTLKKARAVEPQLEQRAREEEDVRNLLELAERLEGLTRNVGMHAGGVLIAPGKITDFCPVYCADAGDSVVSQFDKDDVEKIGLVKFDFLGLRTLTILDRAVCDIRQRYAELGAQAADQQAGQSTFPLNPPFSLDHIPLEDAATYALMRKGNAIGIFQFESRGMKDLLQKAKPDRFEDLIALVALYRPGPMDLIPEFIERKHGKRVEYLDPRLEPILGPTYGVMIYQEQVMQIAQVIGGYSLGGADLLRRAMGKKKVEEMAQQRDIFVAGAIKNGLTEQDAITLFNLMEKFAGYGFNKSHAAAYALIAFQTAYLKAHFPAEFMAACLSAEMNDTDKINIFYGDCLANRLTILPPDINQSRYHFHPIDERTIRYGLGAVKGTGEGAISAIIDARNQGGWFTDLFDLCCRIDRRVVNRRVIESLIRVGAFDSIDPNRAGLLASVGIAIEFAEQRSLSIHQTSLFTEMENNFQHPALVNVPQWSEKEILQNEKLGLGFYFSGHPFSTYVKELSHFVQTRLDRLSSSLRRELQLIAGVIHSVRTQMTRRGKMAIIVLDDGHAQVEVVVYNELFCQHTDLLKEDQLLIAEVTISNAFGGNDELRIIADKLYDLASARSCHAKKLRFVINGSVTSDITTIARLRELFMPYRQDSIAKNKGAESHLYSYCPVTVIYRNQYATCEIELGNKWQVHLDDTLIESLSTYLQPENVEIIY; encoded by the coding sequence ATGCTGACTGATCCTGCTTTTATCCACCTTCGACTGCATAGTGAATACTCCATCGTTGATAGCATCGTTCGTATCGATGAAGTTTTATCAAAAGCAGCTTCAGATAATATGCCAGCAGTGGCGTTAACGGATCTTGCCAATCTTTTTGGATTGATCAAATTCTACCAAAGCGCTTATAAAAAGGGTATCAAACCTATCATTGGGTGTGATAGCTGGATTACGAATGAGACAGATCGTGATAAGCCTACGCGCGTTTTATTATTATGCCAATCTTTTACTGGTTACTTGTTATTGTGTCGTTTGCTATCACGAGCTTATCGTGAGAATTTATACCGTGGCCGGGCTGAATTCCGCAAATCATGGTTTCATGCTAATGAAAGTGGAACAGATGGATTGATTCTGCTGTCAGGTGCCTATCGTAGTGAAATAGGGTTGCATCTATCGCAAAATAATTTGAGTGCAGCTGAAACTCTTGCTCAAGAATGGGCAAGCTTATTTCCAGGACGATTCTATATCGAGGTGCAGCGGATCGGCTATGCGAACGAGGAAAGCTGTGTACGAAATTCTCTGCAACTGGCTTCCAAATTGCAATTACCTGTTGTGGCAACCCATCCAGTGCAATTTTTAGAACCTGAAGATTATAAAGCCCATGAGGCGAGGGTATGCATTGCAGAAGGATATGTGTTAGGTGACCGCCGGCGTCCGCATCGCTTTAACGAGCAGCAATATTTTAAAACGCAAGCAGAGATGCAGGCTCTTTTTGCGGATATACCAGCCGCTCTTGCCAACAGTATAGAAATTGCCAAGCGCTGTTCACTTGTGCTCGAGCTAGGCGTTAACCGCTTGCCACGTTTTCCAACACCGGGTGCGGTTAGTATTGAGCAATATTTGCGTGAGCAGGCCGAAGCTGGGTTAGAAAAACGCCTGCATGTTCTATTTCCAGAGATCGAAGTATATGCTTCGAAACTGCCAAAATATCAGAACAGACTGGATTTCGAAGTGAATACTATCATCCAGATGGGATTTGCCGGCTATTTTTTAATCGTCGCTGATTTTATCAACTGGGCTAAGCAGAACGATGTGCCGGTAGGTCCAGGGCGTGGATCAGGTGCTGGTTCTCTTGTGGCTTATTCACTTGGGATTACTGATCTTGACCCGATGCGCTATGATTTGCTGTTCGAGCGCTTCCTGAATCCCGAACGAATATCTATGCCAGATTTTGATATCGATTTCTGCCAGGATAGGCGCGAACGCGTCATTGAATATGTAAAGCAGCGCTATGGTGCTGAGAGTGTTTCACAGATTGTCACTTTTGGCACGATGGCAGCAAAAGCAGTCGTGCGAGATGTGGGCCGTGTGCTCGATTTACCGTATAACTTTGTCGATCAACTAGCTAAATTAGTGCCATTTGAGATCGGGATGACGCTAAAAAAAGCACGTGCTGTTGAACCTCAATTGGAACAGCGCGCACGAGAGGAAGAAGATGTGCGTAATTTGCTGGAACTAGCAGAACGTCTAGAGGGGCTGACGCGCAACGTGGGAATGCATGCAGGGGGTGTGCTGATTGCACCGGGCAAGATTACTGATTTTTGCCCTGTGTATTGCGCTGATGCGGGAGATTCGGTCGTTAGCCAATTTGATAAGGATGATGTCGAGAAAATTGGTTTGGTGAAGTTTGATTTCCTTGGATTGCGTACCCTGACTATTCTCGACAGGGCAGTTTGTGATATTCGGCAGCGTTATGCTGAATTAGGGGCACAGGCAGCCGATCAGCAAGCTGGACAGTCGACATTTCCACTGAATCCACCCTTTTCTTTAGATCATATTCCTTTAGAGGATGCTGCAACCTATGCGTTGATGAGAAAAGGCAACGCCATCGGAATTTTTCAATTTGAATCACGCGGTATGAAAGATCTGCTGCAAAAAGCGAAGCCTGATCGGTTTGAAGATCTCATCGCTCTGGTCGCACTTTATCGACCTGGGCCAATGGATCTGATCCCCGAATTTATAGAACGTAAACACGGAAAACGTGTGGAATATCTGGATCCGCGTCTGGAACCTATTCTTGGGCCAACGTATGGCGTCATGATTTATCAGGAACAAGTGATGCAAATTGCTCAGGTGATAGGCGGGTATAGCTTGGGGGGCGCTGATTTACTACGGCGTGCGATGGGCAAAAAAAAGGTTGAAGAAATGGCGCAGCAACGCGATATTTTTGTAGCGGGTGCCATCAAGAATGGTTTGACTGAACAGGATGCGATTACGCTGTTTAATTTGATGGAGAAATTTGCTGGTTATGGTTTCAATAAATCGCATGCTGCGGCTTATGCCTTGATCGCGTTTCAGACAGCTTACCTTAAAGCACACTTTCCTGCAGAGTTTATGGCTGCGTGTTTGTCGGCAGAAATGAATGATACCGACAAGATCAATATTTTTTACGGGGACTGTCTGGCCAATCGGCTCACTATTTTACCGCCAGATATCAATCAATCCAGGTATCATTTCCATCCAATTGATGAAAGAACTATCCGTTATGGCTTGGGAGCAGTGAAGGGCACCGGGGAAGGGGCTATCTCAGCCATTATTGATGCACGCAATCAAGGTGGATGGTTTACTGATTTATTTGATCTTTGTTGTCGGATTGATCGGCGAGTAGTAAACCGTCGTGTTATAGAATCACTTATTCGTGTCGGTGCATTTGATAGTATCGATCCTAACCGGGCAGGCTTATTAGCCTCTGTAGGCATCGCGATCGAATTTGCCGAGCAACGTAGTTTGTCAATTCATCAGACGAGTTTATTTACGGAAATGGAGAATAATTTTCAACATCCGGCTTTAGTTAACGTTCCCCAATGGTCAGAGAAAGAGATACTGCAGAATGAGAAGCTGGGATTAGGGTTTTATTTCAGCGGACATCCATTTTCTACCTACGTAAAAGAGCTTAGCCACTTTGTCCAGACCCGCCTAGATCGACTTAGTTCAAGTTTGCGACGAGAGCTTCAGCTAATTGCTGGCGTGATACATTCTGTTCGCACGCAAATGACGCGTCGAGGGAAAATGGCCATCATTGTGTTAGACGATGGTCATGCCCAAGTAGAGGTCGTGGTTTATAACGAATTATTTTGTCAACACACTGATCTTCTAAAAGAAGATCAACTTCTGATTGCTGAAGTGACTATTAGTAATGCTTTTGGAGGCAATGATGAGCTTCGCATTATTGCCGATAAACTTTATGATCTTGCAAGTGCTCGCTCTTGCCATGCAAAAAAATTAAGGTTCGTCATAAACGGCTCGGTAACCTCTGATATAACCACTATCGCCAGGCTTAGGGAATTGTTCATGCCTTATCGGCAAGATAGCATAGCCAAAAATAAAGGTGCAGAAAGCCACCTTTATTCCTACTGCCCTGTGACGGTCATTTACCGGAACCAGTACGCAACCTGCGAGATCGAGTTAGGTAATAAATGGCAGGTTCATCTAGATGACACATTGATTGAATCGCTATCTACTTATCTACAGCCAGAGAACGTAGAGATCATTTATTAA
- the trhP gene encoding prephenate-dependent tRNA uridine(34) hydroxylase TrhP — protein MLNTLELLLPAGSLEKMRIAYAYGADAVYAGQPRYSLRARNNEFSLEQLRNGITEAHALNKKFFVTSNLMPHNAKVKTYMADMAPVIELKPDALIMADPGLIMLVREKWPHIPIHLSVQANTVNYAAVKFWQKIGLTRVILSRELSLDEISEIRQLCPDMELEVFVHGALCIAYSGRCLLSGYFNHRDPNQGTCTNSCRWDYKVKSAEENATGDIEPLQKIDFDFNQALMQQPTPQDNIKRHPAADQVYLIEEGERPGQLMPIMEDEHGTYIMNSKDLRAVEHIGRLAKIGVNSLKIEGRTKSAYYVARTAQVYRKAIDDAIANRPFDPALLGQLEGLANRGYTDGFYQRHHSHETQNYLRGHSESNRSQYVGDVTAIDEISGMAEILVKNRFEIGDRLEIIHPSGNQVIELEQMQNIDGLAIHIAPGSGHRVRIPLKGNIEKAFVARFLS, from the coding sequence ATGCTAAACACCCTTGAACTTTTACTCCCAGCTGGCTCGCTGGAAAAAATGCGTATTGCTTATGCTTATGGCGCTGATGCAGTTTACGCTGGCCAACCACGGTATTCTCTACGAGCCCGCAATAATGAGTTTTCTCTGGAGCAATTGCGTAACGGCATTACAGAAGCCCATGCATTAAACAAAAAATTCTTCGTTACCAGTAACCTTATGCCGCATAATGCAAAGGTAAAAACTTATATGGCTGATATGGCACCTGTCATTGAGCTCAAACCCGATGCACTGATTATGGCAGACCCCGGGCTCATTATGTTAGTCAGAGAAAAATGGCCGCATATTCCAATCCATCTTTCTGTTCAAGCCAATACTGTCAATTATGCTGCGGTAAAATTCTGGCAGAAAATCGGATTAACACGCGTCATCCTCTCCAGAGAGCTATCACTCGACGAAATTAGCGAAATTCGTCAACTTTGCCCGGATATGGAACTGGAAGTATTTGTTCATGGGGCCTTATGCATTGCCTACTCAGGGCGGTGCCTGTTATCAGGGTACTTTAATCACCGCGATCCAAATCAGGGTACCTGCACCAATTCCTGTCGATGGGATTATAAAGTCAAGTCAGCCGAAGAAAATGCAACCGGTGACATTGAGCCTTTGCAAAAAATTGACTTCGACTTCAACCAGGCATTAATGCAACAACCTACCCCTCAGGATAATATCAAACGGCACCCGGCTGCAGACCAGGTTTATCTGATTGAGGAAGGAGAACGACCAGGCCAGCTCATGCCCATCATGGAAGATGAGCATGGCACCTATATTATGAACTCTAAAGATCTGCGCGCAGTGGAACATATTGGACGACTTGCCAAAATCGGGGTCAATTCTCTCAAAATCGAAGGACGAACCAAATCAGCCTATTATGTTGCCCGTACAGCCCAAGTCTACCGTAAAGCGATAGATGATGCGATAGCCAACCGCCCCTTCGATCCTGCCCTGCTTGGTCAACTGGAAGGGCTTGCCAATCGTGGTTATACCGACGGTTTCTACCAGCGGCATCATAGTCATGAAACTCAGAATTATCTGCGTGGCCATTCGGAATCAAACCGTAGTCAATATGTGGGAGATGTGACTGCTATCGATGAAATCAGCGGCATGGCTGAAATTCTAGTTAAGAATCGCTTTGAGATCGGAGATCGCTTGGAGATCATTCACCCCTCTGGTAATCAAGTGATTGAGCTGGAACAGATGCAAAACATTGATGGCCTAGCCATTCATATCGCTCCAGGTAGCGGCCATCGGGTGAGAATTCCGCTCAAAGGAAATATTGAAAAAGCTTTTGTAGCAAGGTTCTTATCTTGA
- a CDS encoding YheT family hydrolase: MNVKFKYIAPKWLPGGNAQTIYPYFLRPSLQVVLQRERWELEDGDFVDVDWLEGPLDKPLVVMFHGLEGSSRSHYSLSILNHLREQNWRGAIIHFRGCSGEPNRLPRAYHAGDSLEIDCMLRRIAHQCELQKSGLPLYVIGISLGGNALLKWLGEQGSQASRLVTAAAAVSAPLDLAAAGKALELGFNQVYTRHFLSSLKRKALEKHKRFPGLLDGQAIAATSSLYEFDTHVTAPLHGFRNTEEYWSKSSSKPWLQHIQVPAFVINAQNDPFMPADALPTRGKVSSMVLLEFPEQGGHVGFMHGTFPGQHSWLPQRLISFFESV, translated from the coding sequence ATGAACGTTAAATTTAAGTATATTGCGCCAAAATGGCTACCAGGTGGTAATGCACAAACCATTTATCCTTATTTTCTAAGGCCATCGTTGCAGGTGGTTTTGCAACGCGAACGCTGGGAGCTTGAAGATGGTGATTTTGTAGATGTTGATTGGTTGGAAGGTCCTTTGGATAAGCCGCTGGTGGTCATGTTTCACGGGCTGGAAGGAAGCTCACGCAGTCATTATTCGCTCAGTATTTTGAATCATTTACGAGAGCAGAATTGGCGGGGTGCGATTATTCATTTCCGGGGTTGCTCTGGAGAGCCTAATAGACTACCACGTGCTTACCATGCAGGTGATTCATTGGAAATAGATTGCATGCTGCGACGGATAGCGCATCAATGTGAGTTGCAGAAATCAGGTTTGCCACTTTACGTAATCGGCATTTCACTTGGAGGAAATGCTTTATTGAAATGGTTAGGTGAACAAGGTAGTCAGGCAAGCAGATTGGTTACAGCCGCTGCTGCAGTTTCAGCCCCACTTGATTTGGCTGCTGCTGGAAAGGCGCTTGAGTTAGGCTTTAACCAAGTCTATACCCGGCATTTTCTGAGTTCTTTAAAGCGTAAAGCATTAGAAAAACATAAGCGTTTTCCAGGCTTGCTCGATGGGCAGGCGATCGCTGCAACGAGTTCGCTATATGAATTCGATACCCATGTTACAGCACCCTTGCATGGCTTCCGTAATACGGAAGAGTACTGGAGTAAATCCAGCAGCAAGCCTTGGCTTCAACATATCCAGGTTCCCGCTTTTGTTATCAATGCGCAAAATGATCCATTTATGCCGGCTGATGCATTGCCGACAAGAGGTAAGGTTTCATCTATGGTTTTGCTTGAATTTCCTGAGCAAGGCGGGCATGTGGGATTTATGCATGGAACTTTCCCTGGTCAGCATAGTTGGCTGCCTCAGCGGCTTATCAGTTTCTTTGAATCAGTGTGA
- a CDS encoding IS630 transposase-related protein: MTYPILFRRKVLSVREKENLSMAQVAKRFGVGVASVMRWIKTPDPKTTRNKPATKINMEMLAQDIKNYPDAYQYERTKRLGVSKQGINHALKRLGVTYKKKPVSPQSQRKRAAYLPAKN, from the coding sequence ATGACCTATCCGATATTATTTCGCCGTAAAGTATTATCCGTTCGTGAGAAGGAGAACCTCTCAATGGCGCAAGTGGCCAAGCGTTTTGGTGTAGGTGTGGCCAGCGTGATGCGTTGGATCAAAACTCCCGATCCCAAGACCACCCGCAACAAACCTGCCACCAAGATCAACATGGAAATGTTGGCGCAGGACATCAAGAATTATCCGGACGCGTATCAGTACGAGCGCACCAAACGGTTGGGTGTCAGCAAGCAAGGCATTAACCATGCTTTAAAGCGTCTGGGCGTGACTTATAAAAAAAAGCCTGTGTCACCCCAAAGCCAGCGAAAAAGAGCGGCGTATCTTCCAGCAAAAAATTGA
- a CDS encoding transposase — translation MEDYERAGRVIVYLDESGFAHDMPRTHGYAPVGERVHGVKNWHARGRTNVIGALIGKTLLTISLFIANITADIFYAWITQDLLPKLLPACVIVMDNATFHKRQDIQTAIANAGHTLEYLPPYSPDLNDIEPKWAQAKAIRKKEGCSIEQLFAAYEI, via the coding sequence ATTGAAGACTATGAGCGAGCAGGCCGCGTTATCGTCTACCTTGATGAAAGCGGCTTTGCGCACGACATGCCACGCACGCATGGCTATGCGCCAGTGGGTGAGCGCGTCCATGGCGTAAAAAACTGGCATGCACGAGGTCGAACCAATGTGATTGGCGCTCTCATCGGAAAGACGCTGCTGACCATAAGTCTGTTCATCGCCAATATCACCGCTGACATTTTCTATGCGTGGATAACGCAGGACCTGTTGCCTAAACTTTTGCCCGCTTGCGTGATTGTCATGGACAACGCAACCTTTCATAAACGGCAGGATATCCAAACCGCCATTGCCAATGCCGGGCATACACTTGAATACCTACCGCCTTATTCCCCTGACTTAAATGACATTGAACCCAAATGGGCTCAGGCCAAAGCCATCAGAAAAAAGGAAGGTTGTTCCATCGAGCAACTCTTTGCCGCTTATGAAATTTAA
- a CDS encoding IS3 family transposase (programmed frameshift) has protein sequence MSKKRIQYSSEFKAKLALAAIRGDETVPQLAARYNVHPTQINSWKRQLIEQAAELFCKNNTAANKEQPTTDDLHRVIGQLAVERGFFSKKAQSLSLVERKEMIEPHGKLSQTRQCQLLDLARSTYYYQPQPISNADLVLLRMMDEQYLKTPQYGSRSYATWFQRQGIMLGRKKASSLMKTLGIVSIAPKPRTSISSKQHKVYPYLLRELVINKPNQVWAADITYVPMEKGFGYLVAIIDWHSRKVLSWRLSNTLDTDFCTQALEAAIQDYGCPQIMNTDQGVQFTSEAFTSILKDHHIQISMDGKGCYYDNIFVERLWRTVKYELLYTREFNNLKEIKQNLSTWFEWYNQERFHQSLDRLTPDEIYYSDPRIDRVA, from the exons ATGAGTAAAAAGCGCATACAATATTCGAGCGAATTCAAAGCAAAACTAGCGCTGGCAGCGATACGTGGTGATGAAACTGTCCCCCAATTAGCAGCGCGTTATAATGTACATCCCACGCAGATCAATAGCTGGAAACGGCAACTCATTGAGCAAGCTGCCGAGCTGTTTTGTAAAAATAATACTGCCGCCAATAAGGAGCAGCCTACAACAGATGACCTGCACCGGGTTATTGGTCAATTGGCGGTAGAACGCG GATTTTTTAGCAAGAAAGCTCAATCATTAAGTCTTGTAGAACGCAAAGAGATGATTGAGCCCCATGGCAAACTTAGTCAAACTCGTCAATGTCAGCTGCTGGATCTGGCGCGCTCAACTTATTATTATCAACCGCAACCAATCAGTAATGCTGATCTGGTTCTGCTGCGCATGATGGATGAACAGTACTTAAAGACGCCACAATATGGCTCACGCAGTTATGCTACCTGGTTTCAGCGCCAGGGAATCATGTTAGGGCGCAAGAAAGCCTCTTCCTTAATGAAGACACTCGGTATTGTCAGCATAGCTCCAAAACCCAGGACCAGCATCTCAAGCAAACAGCATAAGGTCTATCCTTATCTGCTTAGAGAACTTGTCATTAATAAACCCAATCAGGTTTGGGCTGCCGACATAACCTATGTCCCCATGGAGAAAGGCTTTGGCTATCTGGTTGCCATCATCGACTGGCATTCGCGTAAGGTGTTGAGCTGGCGCTTGTCCAATACCTTGGATACTGACTTTTGTACTCAGGCGCTGGAGGCAGCCATCCAGGATTATGGCTGTCCACAGATCATGAATACCGACCAGGGCGTACAGTTTACCAGCGAAGCATTTACCTCCATACTAAAAGATCATCATATTCAGATCAGCATGGATGGCAAGGGGTGCTACTATGACAACATTTTTGTTGAACGACTTTGGCGGACAGTTAAGTATGAGCTTTTATATACCAGAGAATTCAATAATCTGAAGGAGATAAAGCAGAATTTATCCACATGGTTTGAATGGTACAATCAAGAACGATTTCATCAAAGCCTTGACCGTCTTACGCCTGATGAAATCTACTATAGTGATCCAAGAATTGATCGGGTTGCCTGA
- a CDS encoding IS982 family transposase yields the protein MLPELNNLYSFWVPLQFEPRWEQHLLESSLKQRRRQGALCLSEIMTIMVGFHLSGYQTFKHYYLNYVLRYQRDYFPGLVSYNRFVELLQGSLVPLCCFLTSRFGQCSGISFIDSTKISVCHNRRIGSHKVMADFAARGKTSVGWFYGFKLHLVINDQGELLGVKITAGNVDDRDVVPELARSLFGKLFGDRGYISQPLFEQLWEQGVQLVTKVRKNMKNKLLPMFDKLLLRKRSIIETVNDQLKNISQIEHSRHRSPVNFFVNLIAGLVAYTFREKKPSLNIRLPQALPDVVA from the coding sequence ATTCTGCCAGAGCTTAACAACCTGTACAGTTTTTGGGTACCACTTCAGTTTGAACCACGATGGGAGCAGCACTTATTAGAGTCATCGCTGAAACAGCGTCGGCGGCAAGGAGCGCTGTGTCTAAGCGAAATCATGACCATTATGGTGGGATTTCATCTGTCCGGCTACCAGACATTTAAGCACTATTACCTGAATTACGTGTTGAGGTATCAGCGCGATTATTTTCCAGGGTTGGTGAGCTATAACCGCTTTGTTGAGCTATTGCAAGGCAGCCTGGTACCTTTGTGCTGCTTTCTGACCAGCCGCTTTGGGCAATGCAGTGGGATCAGCTTCATTGATTCGACTAAGATCAGTGTGTGCCATAATCGCCGTATTGGGTCTCATAAAGTAATGGCAGATTTTGCTGCTCGGGGAAAGACCAGTGTGGGTTGGTTTTATGGGTTCAAGTTGCACCTGGTCATTAATGACCAGGGGGAATTGCTGGGAGTCAAAATCACAGCGGGCAATGTGGATGACCGTGATGTAGTTCCGGAACTGGCGCGCTCTCTGTTTGGAAAACTCTTTGGTGACCGGGGCTATATCTCGCAACCGCTCTTTGAGCAACTTTGGGAGCAAGGCGTACAGCTCGTCACCAAGGTACGCAAGAACATGAAAAACAAGCTGTTGCCGATGTTTGACAAGCTCTTGTTACGTAAACGCTCAATCATTGAGACTGTCAATGATCAATTGAAAAATATCTCACAAATCGAGCATTCCCGCCATCGCAGCCCAGTTAACTTCTTTGTTAATCTGATAGCCGGGCTGGTGGCTTACACCTTTCGCGAAAAGAAACCCTCGCTTAATATCAGACTCCCTCAAGCTCTTCCAGATGTGGTAGCGTGA
- a CDS encoding AAA family ATPase translates to MLAPSIHIEEIRVSFASTSAIGRSWQRSTAGQCINRSIVSELLEAINAGKRTILLTGLPGSGKTCAILAVQEALEQRAKTCSDLVPLFVQAREFADVATEQERKALGLPELWVEKAARMADAVKVVVVIDSLDVLSISREHSVLTYFLAQIDRLLLIPNITVVTACRDFDRHYDYRIAARQWDCELKCQPLDWESEIEPLLDTLGVHATTVDSVTRELIRNPHELALFVELAQREGSFNVVSS, encoded by the coding sequence ATGCTAGCTCCAAGCATACATATTGAAGAGATTCGAGTTTCGTTTGCTAGCACCTCTGCTATCGGTAGATCATGGCAGCGAAGCACTGCGGGTCAGTGCATTAATCGTTCTATTGTTAGCGAATTACTCGAAGCTATTAATGCTGGAAAACGCACTATCTTACTTACGGGCCTACCTGGCTCAGGTAAAACCTGTGCGATATTAGCCGTGCAAGAGGCTTTAGAACAAAGAGCAAAAACTTGCTCTGATTTAGTGCCACTCTTTGTTCAAGCACGCGAATTTGCCGATGTGGCCACAGAACAGGAACGCAAAGCCCTGGGATTGCCTGAATTATGGGTAGAAAAAGCAGCTCGCATGGCTGACGCAGTAAAAGTAGTCGTAGTCATTGATTCATTGGATGTTTTGTCTATTTCTCGTGAACACAGCGTATTGACATATTTCTTAGCACAAATAGACCGTCTACTGTTGATACCCAATATTACAGTAGTCACTGCCTGCCGTGACTTTGACCGGCATTATGACTACAGAATTGCAGCACGACAATGGGATTGTGAATTAAAGTGCCAACCTTTAGATTGGGAATCTGAAATTGAGCCGCTGCTTGATACACTCGGCGTTCATGCGACAACTGTTGATTCTGTCACCCGTGAATTAATCCGAAATCCGCACGAGTTGGCATTATTTGTCGAGCTTGCCCAGCGAGAAGGCAGTTTTAACGTGGTATCCAGCTAG
- a CDS encoding helix-turn-helix domain-containing protein has product MTYPILFRRKVLSVREKENLSIAQVAKRFCVGVASVMRWINTPDPPRQPATNLQCNQDRHGDVRRTS; this is encoded by the coding sequence ATGACCTATCCGATATTATTTCGCCGTAAAGTATTATCCGTTCGTGAAAAGGAGAACCTCTCAATTGCGCAAGTGGCCAAGCGTTTTTGCGTAGGTGTGGCCAGCGTGATGCGTTGGATCAATACTCCTGATCCCCCAAGACAACCCGCAACAAACCTGCAATGCAACCAGGATCGACATGGAGATGTTCGCAGGACGTCATAG
- a CDS encoding IS630 family transposase, whose translation MKKSLCHPKASEKERRIFQQKIEDYERAGRVIVYLDESGFAHDMPRTHGYAPVGERVHGVKDWHARGRTNVIGALIGKTLLTISLFIANITADIFYAWITQDLLPKLLPACVIVMDNATFHKRQDIQTAIANAGHTLEYLPPYSPDLNDIEPKWAQAKAIRKKEGCSIEQLFAAYEI comes from the coding sequence ATAAAAAAAAGCCTGTGTCACCCCAAAGCCAGCGAAAAAGAGCGGCGTATCTTCCAGCAAAAAATTGAAGACTATGAGCGAGCAGGCCGCGTTATCGTCTACCTTGATGAAAGCGGCTTTGCGCACGACATGCCACGCACGCATGGCTATGCGCCAGTGGGTGAGCGCGTCCATGGCGTAAAAGACTGGCATGCACGAGGTCGAACCAATGTGATTGGCGCTCTCATCGGAAAGACGCTGCTGACCATAAGTCTGTTCATCGCCAATATCACCGCTGACATTTTCTATGCGTGGATAACGCAGGACCTTTTGCCTAAACTTCTGCCCGCTTGCGTGATTGTCATGGACAACGCAACCTTTCATAAACGGCAGGATATCCAAACCGCCATTGCCAATGCCGGGCATACACTTGAATACCTGCCGCCTTATTCCCCTGACTTAAATGACATTGAACCCAAATGGGCTCAGGCCAAAGCCATCAGAAAAAAGGAAGGTTGTTCCATCGAGCAGCTCTTTGCCGCTTATGAAATTTAA
- a CDS encoding IS630 transposase-related protein, whose translation MTYPILFRRKVLSVREKENLSMAQVAKRFGIGVASVMRWIKTPDPKTTRNKPATKINMEMLAQDIKNYPDAYQYERAKRLGVSKQGINHALKRLGVTYKKKPVSPQSQRKRAAYLPAKN comes from the coding sequence ATGACCTATCCGATATTATTTCGCCGTAAAGTATTATCCGTTCGTGAGAAGGAGAACCTCTCAATGGCGCAAGTGGCCAAGCGTTTTGGTATAGGTGTGGCCAGCGTGATGCGTTGGATCAAAACTCCCGATCCCAAGACCACCCGCAACAAACCTGCCACCAAGATCAACATGGAAATGTTGGCGCAGGACATCAAGAATTATCCGGACGCGTATCAGTACGAGCGCGCCAAACGGTTGGGTGTCAGCAAGCAAGGCATTAACCATGCTTTAAAGCGTCTGGGCGTGACTTATAAAAAAAAGCCTGTGTCACCCCAAAGCCAGCGAAAAAGAGCGGCGTATCTTCCAGCAAAAAATTGA